From Flavobacterium alkalisoli, the proteins below share one genomic window:
- a CDS encoding ABC-F family ATP-binding cassette domain-containing protein has product MITVDALSVQFGGTTLFSDVSFSINETDKIALMGKNGAGKSTLLKIIAGVNKPSTGAISAPKGTVIAYLPQHLLTEDNATVFEETSKAFSGIFKMKGEIDALNEELTVRTDYESEEYYKIIERVSELSEKFYSIEEINYEAEVEKVLIGMGFERADFTRPTSEFSGGWRMRIELAKILLQKPDLILLDEPTNHMDIESIQWLEDFLLNSAKAVIVISHDRAFVDNITNRTIEVTMGRIYDYKAKYSHYLELRKDRRAQQQKAYDEQQKMIAENMEFIERFKGTYSKTLQVQSRVKMLEKLEIVEVDEVDTSALRLKFPPSPRSGQYPVVVNELSKAYGDHVVFKDASMVIERGQKLAFVGKNGEGKSTMIKAIMGELEYEGGSLEIGHNVQIGYFAQNQASLLDENLTVFETIDRIAEGDIRTQIKNLLGAFMFSGDDTTKKVKVLSGGEKTRLAMIKLLLEPVNVLILDEPTNHLDMRTKDIIKDALKAFDGTLILVSHDRDFLDGLVTKVFEFGNKRVKEHFEDIKGFLELKKMENLREIEK; this is encoded by the coding sequence ATGATAACTGTAGATGCACTTTCGGTACAATTTGGTGGTACCACATTATTCAGCGATGTTTCTTTTTCTATAAATGAGACAGATAAGATAGCCCTTATGGGTAAAAACGGAGCAGGAAAATCGACATTGCTAAAAATAATAGCAGGAGTTAACAAGCCTTCAACGGGAGCTATATCGGCACCTAAAGGTACTGTTATTGCTTATCTTCCACAGCATTTGCTAACCGAAGATAATGCTACGGTATTTGAGGAAACATCAAAAGCATTCTCGGGTATTTTTAAAATGAAGGGAGAAATTGATGCCTTAAACGAAGAGCTTACCGTACGTACCGATTATGAATCGGAAGAGTATTATAAGATTATCGAGAGGGTATCTGAACTTAGCGAGAAATTCTATTCTATAGAAGAGATAAACTATGAGGCAGAAGTAGAGAAGGTACTTATTGGTATGGGCTTTGAGCGCGCCGATTTTACAAGACCTACATCAGAGTTTAGTGGTGGATGGAGAATGCGTATAGAGCTTGCTAAAATATTGCTTCAAAAGCCGGATCTTATCCTTCTGGATGAGCCTACCAACCACATGGATATTGAGAGTATACAGTGGCTGGAGGATTTCCTTTTAAACAGTGCTAAGGCTGTTATTGTAATATCGCACGACAGGGCATTTGTAGACAATATTACAAATCGTACCATAGAAGTTACTATGGGTAGGATATATGACTATAAAGCAAAATATTCTCACTATCTTGAATTACGTAAAGACCGCCGTGCACAACAGCAAAAAGCGTATGACGAGCAGCAGAAGATGATCGCTGAAAATATGGAGTTTATTGAGCGTTTTAAAGGGACGTACTCTAAAACGCTACAAGTACAGTCGCGTGTAAAAATGCTTGAAAAACTGGAGATTGTTGAGGTTGATGAGGTAGATACTTCGGCACTTCGATTAAAGTTTCCTCCGTCGCCACGTTCAGGGCAGTATCCTGTTGTGGTAAACGAGCTTTCTAAAGCTTACGGCGACCATGTGGTGTTTAAGGATGCTTCTATGGTTATAGAGCGTGGACAGAAGCTTGCCTTTGTGGGTAAAAATGGTGAAGGTAAGTCTACCATGATTAAAGCTATTATGGGAGAACTGGAGTATGAAGGAGGCAGCCTGGAAATAGGACATAATGTACAGATAGGTTATTTTGCACAAAACCAGGCATCGCTACTGGATGAGAACCTTACTGTTTTTGAAACGATAGATCGTATTGCAGAAGGTGATATCCGTACACAGATAAAAAACCTTTTAGGTGCGTTTATGTTTAGTGGGGATGATACTACTAAAAAAGTAAAAGTATTATCAGGTGGGGAAAAGACCCGTTTAGCAATGATTAAGTTATTGCTTGAACCTGTTAACGTACTTATTCTGGATGAGCCTACCAATCACCTTGATATGAGAACCAAGGATATCATTAAAGATGCCCTTAAGGCTTTTGACGGTACATTGATATTGGTATCTCACGACAGGGATTTCCTAGACGGACTGGTAACCAAGGTATTTGAATTTGGTAACAAACGTGTTAAAGAACATTTTGAAGATATTAAAGGTTTCCTTGAACTTAAAAAGATGGAAAACCTGAGAGAAATAGAAA
- a CDS encoding alpha/beta hydrolase — protein sequence MLKSLKLIMIALISFFTVIYLLIVTLLYFNQEKLIFPATKLSKQYEFNYSNTFEELYIPVEEDVKLNGLLFKAENSKGLIFYLHGNGGCLDTWGDIAATYTDLGYDIFILDYRGYGKSGGNIESENQFFEDVKKSYAELLKRYTEENVIIMGYSIGTGSAAMLSSLNNPKLLILKAPYYNLSNVIDGRVPFMPEFLRKYKFETHKFLENVNCPVYVFHGTKDKIIPYSNSEKLKEEFPDKIQLTTLKGTDHLINGNIKAYREKLAEILD from the coding sequence ATGCTGAAAAGTCTTAAACTGATAATGATTGCATTAATTTCTTTTTTTACTGTAATTTATCTGCTGATAGTGACGCTGTTGTATTTTAATCAGGAGAAGCTTATATTTCCTGCAACCAAATTGTCTAAGCAGTATGAATTTAATTACAGTAACACTTTTGAGGAATTGTATATTCCGGTAGAAGAGGATGTAAAACTTAACGGACTCCTGTTTAAGGCTGAAAATTCTAAAGGACTTATTTTTTACCTTCATGGTAATGGCGGCTGCCTTGATACCTGGGGCGATATTGCTGCCACGTATACCGATTTGGGTTATGACATCTTTATTCTCGATTACAGAGGATATGGAAAAAGCGGCGGGAATATAGAAAGTGAAAATCAGTTTTTTGAAGATGTAAAAAAGTCGTATGCCGAACTGCTTAAAAGATATACAGAGGAGAATGTTATTATAATGGGATACAGTATAGGTACAGGATCGGCAGCTATGTTGTCATCGCTTAACAATCCTAAATTGCTAATCCTAAAAGCGCCTTATTACAATTTAAGTAATGTAATAGACGGAAGGGTGCCGTTTATGCCCGAGTTTTTAAGAAAGTATAAATTTGAAACCCATAAGTTTCTGGAAAACGTAAACTGTCCGGTTTATGTATTTCACGGTACAAAAGACAAGATTATACCTTATTCTAATTCAGAAAAGCTTAAAGAGGAGTTTCCTGATAAAATACAACTTACCACCCTAAAAGGTACAGATCACCTTATAAACGGAAATATAAAAGCTTACAGGGAGAAACTGGCAGAAATATTGGATTAG
- a CDS encoding GNAT family N-acetyltransferase, which produces MNPILESERLLFRELLPSDAEAMFEMDSDPEVHLYLGNNPVKSIDEVSDVIENIQWQYETFGLARMAVILKETNEFIGWAGLKRERNLKERGIFYDLGYRFLKRHWGKGYATESAKAFVDYGFTVLNLEKINAYADAANVASCKALEKAGLKNMESFELDGVEEIWYEILNPNIYAEKS; this is translated from the coding sequence ATGAATCCCATATTAGAGTCTGAAAGATTGCTGTTTCGTGAGCTTTTGCCGTCAGATGCAGAGGCGATGTTTGAAATGGATTCTGATCCTGAAGTGCATTTGTATTTGGGTAATAATCCGGTAAAAAGTATTGATGAGGTTAGTGATGTTATTGAAAATATTCAGTGGCAGTATGAAACTTTCGGGCTTGCCCGTATGGCAGTTATCCTTAAAGAAACCAATGAATTTATAGGATGGGCGGGATTAAAAAGGGAGCGTAATTTAAAAGAACGCGGGATATTTTATGATTTGGGTTACCGCTTTTTAAAAAGGCATTGGGGTAAAGGCTATGCTACAGAGTCGGCAAAAGCTTTTGTGGATTATGGATTTACAGTTCTTAATCTGGAGAAGATAAATGCCTATGCCGATGCTGCTAATGTTGCCTCCTGTAAAGCCCTTGAAAAAGCAGGCCTAAAAAATATGGAAAGCTTTGAACTTGACGGAGTGGAGGAGATTTGGTATGAAATCCTAAATCCAAATATTTATGCTGAAAAGTCTTAA
- a CDS encoding putative signal transducing protein, giving the protein MALVKIYSGSEIEATPIKLTLEEAGINPVVKDNIQSATVAGFGSFGQAMELYVEEHEVEVAAKIVAGFNK; this is encoded by the coding sequence ATGGCATTAGTAAAAATATATTCAGGAAGTGAGATAGAGGCAACACCAATAAAACTGACTCTTGAGGAAGCCGGTATAAACCCTGTTGTTAAAGACAATATACAGTCGGCTACTGTAGCTGGATTTGGCTCTTTTGGTCAGGCTATGGAGCTTTATGTTGAAGAACATGAAGTGGAGGTTGCAGCAAAAATAGTAGCAGGTTTTAATAAATAA
- a CDS encoding phosphoribosylaminoimidazolesuccinocarboxamide synthase: protein MEKKFKTKTGYCHILPDKIVLTRNGIIGELSNAVVGNSIVRPLIMYGLFLAYMAYKVVTLYNIGEQVRAMFHLVVAALLLFLIFKSISNSATPVIYRNTIKSVIFKKATLLTRAYFIVVFENDKGKTKKRLIMLPGSMTGGDEATGEALIIMNEEGLLTTNN from the coding sequence ATGGAAAAGAAGTTTAAAACCAAAACTGGCTATTGCCATATCCTGCCTGATAAAATTGTACTTACCCGAAATGGTATAATAGGCGAGCTGTCTAATGCGGTTGTTGGTAATTCTATTGTTAGGCCTTTAATTATGTATGGTCTTTTTCTGGCCTATATGGCATATAAAGTTGTTACATTATATAATATAGGCGAACAAGTACGAGCCATGTTTCATTTGGTAGTTGCTGCTTTACTTCTTTTTCTCATTTTTAAGAGTATAAGCAATTCTGCAACACCTGTTATATATAGAAATACAATAAAAAGCGTTATCTTTAAGAAAGCTACCCTGCTAACGAGGGCTTATTTTATTGTAGTTTTTGAAAATGATAAAGGTAAAACCAAAAAACGCCTAATCATGCTTCCCGGGTCGATGACAGGAGGTGATGAAGCTACTGGAGAAGCACTAATCATAATGAACGAGGAAGGATTACTTACTACTAACAATTAA